The Ornithodoros turicata isolate Travis chromosome 7, ASM3712646v1, whole genome shotgun sequence genome includes a region encoding these proteins:
- the LOC135400668 gene encoding cyclin-dependent kinase inhibitor 1B-like — MGTGEVKWRPDLGDVAGVCRVLFDEPLQQEESRRFARAELEKFQTTFSHTWNYDFVNDAPLEGRYEWTRVSNSDPEEYAASRKDSAISCSPLHLKARENAVPSLHAEKQPKLTGGVQIALTAELFTSSNGGHPSSTSKTTCTDYY, encoded by the exons ATGGGCACTGGTGAAGTGAAGTGGCGTCCCGATCTGGGCGATGTTGCCGGTGTGTGCCGTGTCCTTTTCGACGAACCGTTGCAGCAGGAGGAAAGCCGGCGCTTCGCACGCGCCGAGCTGGAAAAGTTTCAAACTACCTTCTCCCACACTTGGAACTATGATTTCGTCAACGATGCACCTTTGGAGGGTCGTTACGAGTGGACTAGAGTGTCCAATTCGGACCCCGAAGAATATGCAGCATCACGAAAAGACAGTGCAATATCCTGCTCTCCTTTGCACCTCAAAGCTAGGGAGAATGCTGTACCTAGTctacacgcagaaaaacagcCCAAGCTAACAG GAGGAGTGCAAATTGCACTGACAGCAGAACTGTTCACATCATCCAATGGTGGACATCCATCTTCGACAAGCAAGACGACTTGTACAGACTACTACTAG